The nucleotide window GCCGAGAGCATCCTCAAGGAAATTCTCGCGCAAGGTCCCGGCTCGTCTGAGGCCTCATCGCGCGATTACGAGAATGCCCTGGTGTTGCTGGGAGAGCTCTACCggaaccagaagaagccccACGAGATTGCCGAACTCATCAAGACCAGCCGcgattctttctcttcattcgCCAAGGCAAAGACGGCTAAGCTGGGTATGTTGGGTCGACCGGTTAATGTATTTTGCATGGCTACTAACCACCCGTCCTCTGATAGTCCGCCAGCTGCTCGACCTGTTCAGCGAGATCCCGAACACCCTCGATATCCAAGTCTCCGTCATCCAATCATGCATTGAGTGGGCCATCGCCGAGCGGAGGTCCTTCCTTCGTCAGAATCTCCAGACTCGCCTTGTGGCCATCTACATGCAGAAACAGACCTACTACGATGCgctcaccctcatcaactccctcctccgcgagCTAAAGCGCCTGGATGACAAGCTCATGCTGGTTGAggtgcagctgctggagtcGCGGGTTTACCATGCATTGGGCAACCAGGCCAAGGCACGTGCTGCTTTGACGGCAGCCCGGACATCGGCTGCCTCCGTCTACACGCCGCCGAACCTGCAGGCCGGTCTGGATATGCAAAGTGGTATGCTACACGCCGAGGACAAGGATTTCAACACGTCATTCTCCTATTTCATTGAGGCTCTAGAAGGGTACAGCTCCcttgatgagggagagaaggccACTGCGGCCCTCCAATATATGCTGCTATGCAAGATCATGTTGAACCTGGTGGACGATGTGACGAATTTGCTGGGATCGAAGCAGGCTCAGAAGTACGCCAGCCCGCGACTCGAGGCCATGAAGGCTGTAGCGCGTGCCCATGCCAACCGGTCCCTAGAGGAGTACGAGAAGGCGCTCTCGGACTACCGGTTCGAGCTTGGCAGTGATACATTCATCCGCAACCACCTCCGCAGACTGTACGATGCCATGTTGGAGCAGAACCTGATCAAGGTTATTGAACCGTTCAGCCGGGTCGAGCTGGACCACATCGCCAAGATGGTTGGGCTGGACACGCAGCAGGTGGAGCGGAAGCTCTCCCAGATGATCCTGGACAAGGTGATTATCGGAGTGCTCGACCAGGGGGCTGGATGCCTGATTGTCTACGATGAGACGGAGCGTGATCAGGCATACGATGCTGCGTTGGACACGATTGAGAAGTTGAGCAATGTGGTGGAAGAGTTGTACACTAATCAAGCATCGCTGCTGGAGTAAGTAAGAAAAGGCAGATGATGCGTGGGGGGGGATGAGGTGATTATTGAGTTAATGGCTTGGAAATGAAACAGCATTACTACAAATGAATATATGAGGATTGTTGATCCTATAACTATAGAAAATCGTAATTATAGAGTGTAGTTTGATGTGGTTACTGGTCCATCCCAAAGAGGAATAGCGCGACCGCGGCAAAAGAATCGCGAAAGCAAGTGACTTGACTTGCTTTCTGTTCGTCCGCCCAGCAACTACACGCCCATCTCTCCGGCCCTGCGCGGTCTGTCTCATCGCCCCAAGgatctccatcctccaatTCGCGGATCTTCCCTTGCGGCCTCACCGTCTCATCACGGACCAACCATGAATGCCCCGATCCCACCCAACTACGGCCGTGGGTTCCCCCCACAAGCCGCCCAACGCTCCCCTGCCACGCCTCGTCGCGGTCCTCCAGGTCCTGGTGAGCCTCCACCCTGTAACCCAATCAAACCCCGGCGGAACTTTTTCTTCtaactccttcttctccctcgtaTAGCTGCTGCGATGCCTGTCCCCATGCCTCAGCACGCCGTTCCCCCTCAATACATCCCTCCCCAGCGCAACATGCAGCCTCCCAATGACGCCGCCCTGCGTCGCAGCCGCAAACCCACCGACAAGAACATCCCCGACGGCATTGAAGAAGTAATCA belongs to Aspergillus luchuensis IFO 4308 DNA, chromosome 3, nearly complete sequence and includes:
- the RPN6 gene encoding proteasome regulatory particle lid subunit RPN6 (BUSCO:EOG092630YS;~COG:O;~EggNog:ENOG410PJ50;~InterPro:IPR036390,IPR040773,IPR000717,IPR040780;~PFAM:PF18055,PF18503,PF01399), translated to MAPSSTTAGRIDEARGLVKSDPSKAESILKEILAQGPGSSEASSRDYENALVLLGELYRNQKKPHEIAELIKTSRDSFSSFAKAKTAKLVRQLLDLFSEIPNTLDIQVSVIQSCIEWAIAERRSFLRQNLQTRLVAIYMQKQTYYDALTLINSLLRELKRLDDKLMLVEVQLLESRVYHALGNQAKARAALTAARTSAASVYTPPNLQAGLDMQSGMLHAEDKDFNTSFSYFIEALEGYSSLDEGEKATAALQYMLLCKIMLNLVDDVTNLLGSKQAQKYASPRLEAMKAVARAHANRSLEEYEKALSDYRFELGSDTFIRNHLRRLYDAMLEQNLIKVIEPFSRVELDHIAKMVGLDTQQVERKLSQMILDKVIIGVLDQGAGCLIVYDETERDQAYDAALDTIEKLSNVVEELYTNQASLLE